One part of the Vitis riparia cultivar Riparia Gloire de Montpellier isolate 1030 chromosome 8, EGFV_Vit.rip_1.0, whole genome shotgun sequence genome encodes these proteins:
- the LOC117920837 gene encoding E3 ubiquitin-protein ligase APD2-like isoform X2, producing the protein MEEEQPAPASSTPASTTPFPSSIHNAHFSSAAASSSRASEADADANEDENLMQRHHSPELQRQQISVTYRGGAGVDDHDGSATIRNDTWSCIIVVLTFWFFVSMTLILGVYGSVNMRLGPNCSILLHPNPLFVQYLKVEELDEPTPGPMLYGFYKVPPLEVITTWDQKLKAYMAPYSHREWVYYLNKGSQVNITYSVSSLSSSSLILVIAQGSEGLSQWLEDPTYPNITLSWQLINGNGTVQQNIYTSSSYYVAVGNTNLEEVEVQLNLTVKALQYNTTGAYSKCNLTQGQCSLKLFFPKANAAVITSPGPEQGIPSDEWYVKLSYGPRWMTYIVGVE; encoded by the exons ATGGAAGAAGAACAACCGGCGCCGGCTTCATCCACACCAGCCTCTACGACGCCGTTCCCATCCTCAATCCACAACGCCCACTTTTCCTCCGCCGCCGCATCCTCATCACGAGCCTCCGAAGCAGACGCCGACGCCAACGAGGATGAGAACCTCATGCAGCGTCATCACAGTCCAGAGCTTCAGCGCCAGCAAATTAGCGTTACGTATCGCGGAGGCGCCGGCGTCGACGACCACGACGGGTCGGCGACGATCAGGAACGACACTTGGTCGTGCATTATCGTGGTGCTCACTTTTTGGTTCTTCG TGTCAATGACTCTGATTTTGGGGGTTTATGGTTCGGTGAATATGCGGCTCGGCCCCAATTGTTCTATTCTTTTACATCCCAACCCATTGTTTGTGCAGTATCTGAAG GTGGAAGAGTTAGATGAACCAACACCCGGGCCTATGCTCTATGGGTTTTATAAAGTCCCACCTCTTGAAGTCATAACCACTTGGGATCAAAAGCTTAAGGCATACATGGCTCCCTACTCTCACAGG GAGTGGGTATATTATCTCAACAAGGGATCTCAAGTAAATATTACATACAGTGTCAGCTCTCTGAGTTCCTCCTCTTTGATTCTTGTAATAGCCCAAG GAAGTGAAGGCCTTTCCCAGTGGCTTGAGGATCCCACATATCCCAATATCACCTTGTCATGGCAACTGATTAATG GAAATGGTACTGTGCAGCAGAATATTTATACGTCTTCTAGTTACTATGTTGCAGTGGGAAACACAAACTTGGAGGAGGTGGAG GTGCAATTAAACCTCACAGTAAAAGCTCTCCAGTATAATACAACTGGGGCCTATTCCAAGTGTAATTTGACTCAAGGCCAATGcagtttaaaactttttttcccAAAGGCAAATGCCGCTGTTATAACCTCTCCTGGCCCAGAACAA GGTATACCCAGTGATGAGTGGTATGTGAAACTGTCCTATGGACCACGATGGATGACTTATATTGTTGGC GTGGAATGA
- the LOC117920837 gene encoding E3 ubiquitin-protein ligase APD2-like isoform X1, translated as MEEEQPAPASSTPASTTPFPSSIHNAHFSSAAASSSRASEADADANEDENLMQRHHSPELQRQQISVTYRGGAGVDDHDGSATIRNDTWSCIIVVLTFWFFVSMTLILGVYGSVNMRLGPNCSILLHPNPLFVQYLKVEELDEPTPGPMLYGFYKVPPLEVITTWDQKLKAYMAPYSHREWVYYLNKGSQVNITYSVSSLSSSSLILVIAQGSEGLSQWLEDPTYPNITLSWQLINGNGTVQQNIYTSSSYYVAVGNTNLEEVEVQLNLTVKALQYNTTGAYSKCNLTQGQCSLKLFFPKANAAVITSPGPEQGIPSDEWYVKLSYGPRWMTYIVGVGGMTVLMLLVFNFLNKFQFNRQLRIGVPLGGTQPETSPLLPDKDDDLSSWDSSYDSASHDEEDAQDKLGVGGLDGKPKKDGENNSNPKRLCTICFDAPRDCFFLPCGHCVACFTCGTRILEEDGTCPICSRNMKKVRKIFTV; from the exons ATGGAAGAAGAACAACCGGCGCCGGCTTCATCCACACCAGCCTCTACGACGCCGTTCCCATCCTCAATCCACAACGCCCACTTTTCCTCCGCCGCCGCATCCTCATCACGAGCCTCCGAAGCAGACGCCGACGCCAACGAGGATGAGAACCTCATGCAGCGTCATCACAGTCCAGAGCTTCAGCGCCAGCAAATTAGCGTTACGTATCGCGGAGGCGCCGGCGTCGACGACCACGACGGGTCGGCGACGATCAGGAACGACACTTGGTCGTGCATTATCGTGGTGCTCACTTTTTGGTTCTTCG TGTCAATGACTCTGATTTTGGGGGTTTATGGTTCGGTGAATATGCGGCTCGGCCCCAATTGTTCTATTCTTTTACATCCCAACCCATTGTTTGTGCAGTATCTGAAG GTGGAAGAGTTAGATGAACCAACACCCGGGCCTATGCTCTATGGGTTTTATAAAGTCCCACCTCTTGAAGTCATAACCACTTGGGATCAAAAGCTTAAGGCATACATGGCTCCCTACTCTCACAGG GAGTGGGTATATTATCTCAACAAGGGATCTCAAGTAAATATTACATACAGTGTCAGCTCTCTGAGTTCCTCCTCTTTGATTCTTGTAATAGCCCAAG GAAGTGAAGGCCTTTCCCAGTGGCTTGAGGATCCCACATATCCCAATATCACCTTGTCATGGCAACTGATTAATG GAAATGGTACTGTGCAGCAGAATATTTATACGTCTTCTAGTTACTATGTTGCAGTGGGAAACACAAACTTGGAGGAGGTGGAG GTGCAATTAAACCTCACAGTAAAAGCTCTCCAGTATAATACAACTGGGGCCTATTCCAAGTGTAATTTGACTCAAGGCCAATGcagtttaaaactttttttcccAAAGGCAAATGCCGCTGTTATAACCTCTCCTGGCCCAGAACAA GGTATACCCAGTGATGAGTGGTATGTGAAACTGTCCTATGGACCACGATGGATGACTTATATTGTTGGCGTAG GTGGAATGACAGTGCTCATGTTACTGGTCTTCAACTTCTTGAATAAGTTCCAATTTAACCGTCAACTTAGAATTGGAGTTCCACTTGGGGGGACGCAACCAGAGACATCCCCTTTGCTCCCAGACAAAGATGATGATCTCTCTAGCTGGGATTCATCTTATGATTCTGCTTCACATGATGAGGAGGATGCTCAAGACAAGCTAGGAGTGGGTGGCCTTGATGGGAAGCCAAAAAAAGATGGTGAAAACAACAGTAATCCTAAGCGCCTATGTACAATTTGCTTTGATGCTCCAAGGGACTGCTTCTTTCTTCCATGTGGGCATTGTGTAGCTTGCTTTACATGTGGAACAAG AATTTTAGAAGAGGATGGCACTTGCCCCATCTGTAGTAGGAATATGAAGAAGGTGAGGAAGATATTTACAGTTTAA
- the LOC117920433 gene encoding phosphoinositide phospholipase C 2-like, whose product MSERTKPPADIKDIFDRYSDHGTMTLDHLLRFLIEVQGEKAATKDDAEAIVNALIALQHPDISQSKALDLRAFFCYLFGDVNPPLSPSGSHDMNSPLPHYFIYTSHNSYLTGNQLSSDSSDAPIIEALQRGVRVIELDLWPNSTEDDVDVLHGMTLTNPVKLIQCLRSIKEHAFVVSDYPVVITLEDHLKPDLQAKVAQMLTQTFGDMLFVPESECIAEFASPEALKRRILISTKPPKEYLEKKIEALEENDPENVECIDKEDLEDEEDEEDKLQHNAAPEYRRLIAIHAGKLKGGLKEWLRVDPDKVRRLSLSERELEKASITHGKDIIRFTQKNFLRVYPKGVRVDSSNYDPLTAWMHGAQMVAFNMQGYGKSLWLMQGMFRANGGCGYVKKPDFLLKLGPNNDVFDPQANLPVKTTLKVKAYLGEGWHSDFGKFDIYSRPDFYLRVGIAGVPEDSGMKETKEMDDNWNPTWNEEFEFPLTVPELALIRIEIYDYDMSERDDFGGQTCLPVSDLKTGIRAVPLHNKEGDKYKSVKLLMRFEFVSVDSRP is encoded by the exons ATGTCGGAGCGAACCAAACCCCCGGCGGACATCAAGGATATATTCGACCGTTACTCCGACCACGGAACAATGACCCTCGATCACCTCCTCAGATTCCTGATAGAAGTTCAGGGCGAAAAAGCGGCCACCAAGGACGATGCGGAAGCCATTGTCAATGCCCTCATTGCTCTCCAGCATCCCGACATCTCTCAATCCAAGGCTCTGGATCTCCGAGCCTTTTTCTGCTACCTCTTCGGTGACGTCAATCCTCCCCTCTCGCCTTCCGGTTCG CATGACATGAATTCTCCGTTGCCGCATTATTTCATCTATACAAGTCACAATTCCTATCTAACCGGGAATCAACTCAGCAGTGACTCCAGCGATGCCCCCATTATAGAAGCACTGCAGAGAGGTGTAAGAGTAATTGAACTGGATCTGTGGCCAAATTCCACCGAAGATGATGTGGATGTTCTTCATGGCAT GACACTAACAAACCCGGTGAAACTCATCCAGTGTTTGAGATCTATCAAGGAACATGCTTTTGTTGTGTCTGATTATCCTGTGGTAATAACTTTAGAAGACCACCTCAAGCCAGATCTTCAGGCTAAAGTGGCCCAG ATGCTCACTCAAACCTTTGGAGATATGCTGTTTGTCCCTGAGTCAGAATGTATAGCAGAATTCGCTTCACCTGAAGCATTGAAGAGACGGATCCTCATCTCAACCAAACCGCCAAAAgaatatcttgaaaaaaaaattgaagcattGGAAGAG AATGACCCAGAGAATGTGGAGTGTATTGACAAGGAAGATCTTGAAGATGAGGAAGATGAGGAAGACAAGTTACAACACAATGCTGCACCTGAATATAGGCGTCTAATTGCCATTCATGCTGGGAAGCTAAAAGGTGGACTGAAAGAGTGGCTGAGGGTGGATCCTGATAAAGTTAGGCGTCTTAGCTTAAGTGAGCGTGAGCTTGAAAAGGCATCCATAACTCATGGTAAAGATATTATCAG GTTTACCCAGAAAAATTTTCTGAGAGTATATCCAAAAGGTGTACGGGTTGATTCATCAAATTATGATCCGCTAACTGCATGGATGCATGGAGCTCAAATGGTGGCATTTAATATGCAG GGATACGGCAAGTCACTTTGGTTGATGCAAGGAATGTTCAGAGCCAATGGTGGTTGTGGTTATGTGAAGAAACCTGATTTTCTACTGAAGCTTGGTCCCAACAATGATGTTTTTGATCCTCAAGCAAATTTACCAGTGAAGACAACTTTGAAA GTTAAAGCATATTTGGGGGAGGGCTGGCATTCAGATTTTggtaaatttgatatatattctcGACCAGACTTCTATCTAAGG GTTGGAATAGCTGGGGTTCCAGAAGATTCAGGAATGAAGGAAACAAAGGAAATGGACGATAACTGGAACCCTACTTGGAATGAAGAGTTTGAGTTCCCCTTGACTGTTCCTGAGCTGGCATTGATCCGGATTGAAATATATGACTATGATATGTCTGAGAGGGATGATTTTGGAGGTCAAACATGTCTTCCTGTTTCAGATTTGAAAACAGGAATCCGGGCTGTTCCACTTCACAACAAAGAGGGGGATAAGTACAAATCTGTAAAGCTACTCATGCGCTTCGAATTTGTTTCAGTTGATTCCAGGCCTTGA
- the LOC117920434 gene encoding rhodanese-like domain-containing protein 10 — translation MAIQLKLLYTSTLTNRKQGKPPNFNISTPPTLQVHASSSSARQLIESGAVRPILPKDAASALNSEGFILVDVRPAWEREKARVSGSMHVPLFVKDMDNSPITLLKKWVHFGYIGLWTGQNFTMINPDFVGQVEIAVPDKDAKLLVACGEGLRSMMAASKLHGGGYRNLGWLAGGFNRANDGDFPDVEGTEKLQYATIGGVSYYFLQLLILLQAVGKRS, via the exons ATGGCAATTCAACTGAAGCTCCTCTACACATCCACGTTGACGAACAGGAAGCAAGGCAAGCCACCCAACTTCAACATTTCAACACCACCAACTCTGCAGGTCCATGCCTCCTCAAGCAGTGCCCGGCAACTGATAGAGTCCGGGGCAGTCCGGCCGATACTGCCAAAGGATGCAGCCTCTGCTTTGAACTCTGAAGGCTTCATACTCGTGGACGTCAGGCCAGCGTGGGAGAGGGAGAAGGCACGTGTCTCGGGGTCAATGCACGTGCCACTCTTTGTCAAGGACATGGACAACAGCCCCATCACTCTGCTGAAGAAGTGGGTGCATTTTGGGTACATTGGGCTGTGGACTGGCCAGAATTTCACCATGATCAATCCTGATTTTGTCGGGCAAGTGGAAATAGCTGTTCCTGATAAGGACGCTAAGCTCCTTGTTGCTTGTGGAGAAGGGCTGAG GTCCATGATGGCAGCTTCAAAGCTACATGGAGGAGGATACAGGAACTTGGGGTGGCTGGCAGGTGGATTTAATCGGGCCAATGATGGTGATTTTCCTGATGTCGAAGGGACTGAGAAGCTGCAGTATGCCACAATAGGGGGTGTGTCCTACTATTTCCTTCAATTGCTTATACTCCTGCAAGCTGTGGGTAAAAGAAGTTGA